A window of the Gossypium hirsutum isolate 1008001.06 chromosome A05, Gossypium_hirsutum_v2.1, whole genome shotgun sequence genome harbors these coding sequences:
- the LOC121202994 gene encoding uncharacterized protein, protein MENFSYSSYPESGDSSPRSREIECENQSWDESPSLNATNNNVNYKVKFMCSYGGKIQPRSHDNQLAYVGGDTKILVVDRNIKFSAIMAKLSSLYGGDSEVCFKYQLPGEDLDALISVTNDEDLEHMMMEYDRLHRSFAKPARSRLFLFPLNSPLVASGFEGSEPKSDRQWFIDALNSVQIQNLDASSPPTVAVLAANPDFLFGLDKVNVPDSVPPVVTVAQEVVAKDVTAGSDCGSEDQHLITDPMVSPAEIQRQIHELQRMHIAATQEQGILQRKIDESNARAYNTQDYSKMLDKIATSPVPVSTPLQMPIQTAYLTSAAYSISATAAPANQPVYLIPTPAAGVYQQPPTIQQVTVPAGQPYYGVQRVVQDVYREQSVYNAVPSTKFGAYTEGIQVMQPTGGMPESGYVQVVYDGAGRQVYYTAAPYQGMPQMAASGSVPVLSQDGTQRTLSGT, encoded by the exons ATGGAAAACTTCTCCTACTCTTCTTATCCTGAATCCGGCGATTCTTCGCCTCGTTCCAGAGAAATTGAATGCGAAAATCAATCATGGGACGAGTCGCCCTCCCTCAATGCTactaataataatgttaattatAAGGTTAAGTTTATGTGCAGCTATGGGGGCAAAATCCAACCGCGTTCCCACGATAACCAGCTCGCTTATGTTGGTGGAGATACCAAAATCCTGGTCGTTGACCGCAACATCAAGTTCTCTGCTATCATGGCCAAGTTATCTTCTCTTTACGGTGGGGATTCTGAGGTTTGTTTCAAGTATCAGCTTCCCGGTGAAGATCTCGACGCTTTAATTTCCGTTACCAATGATGAAGATCTGGAGCATATGATGATGGAATATGACCGGTTGCATCGTTCCTTTGCCAAACCGGCCCGGTCGAGGTTGTTTCTATTCCCGTTGAATTCGCCGTTGGTGGCGTCAGGATTTGAAGGGAGTGAACCGAAGTCCGATAGGCAATGGTTCATTGACGCATTGAATTCGGTGCAGATTCAGAATCTCGATGCCTCTTCTCCTCCTACTGTGGCGGTTCTGGCGGCAAATCCCGATTTTCTGTTCGGATTGGATAAGGTGAATGTGCCGGATTCTGTTCCTCCGGTTGTGACGGTGGCACAGGAAGTTGTTGCGAAGGATGTAACGGCGGGATCAGACTGTGGATCGGAGGACCAGCATTTGATCACGGACCCAATGGTATCTCCAGCAGAGATCCAGAGGCAAATCCATGAATTACAGAGGATGCATATTGCTGCTACACAAGAACAAGGCATTTTGCAGAGAAAAATCGATGAATCAAATGCTAGAGCTTACAATACTCAAGATTATTCAAAAATGTTGGATAAAATTGCCACTTCACCGGTACCAGTATCAACTCCGCTGCAAATGCCAATTCAAACGGCGTATTTAACCTCTGCTGCTTATTCGATATCTGCGACCGCAGCCCCCGCAAACCAACCAGTTTACCTCATTCCGACTCCTGCAGCCGGAGTTTATCAACAGCCTCCGACAATACAACAGGTAACCGTACCAGCTGGTCAACCTTACTACGGGGTACAGCGGGTGGTTCAGGATGTTTACCGAGAGCAGTCGGTTTACAATGCGGTTCCATCCACGAAGTTTGGGGCATATACTGAGGGAATCCAAGTTATGCAGCCGACGGGTGGGATGCCTGAATCAGGATATGTACAGGTGGTTTATGATGGGGCAGGAAGGCAGGTGTATTACACGGCGGCGCCATATCAAGGAATGCCACAAATGGCGGCATCTGGTAGTGTCCCGGTGTTAAGTCAAGATG GAACCCAACGCACGCTGTCTGGCACTTAA
- the LOC121229476 gene encoding CBL-interacting serine/threonine-protein kinase 8, whose amino-acid sequence MVVRKVGKYEIGRTIGEGTFAKVKFAQNTETGESVAMKVLDRSTIIKHKMVDQIKREISIMKLVRHPYVVRLHEVIASRTRIYIILEFITGGELFDKLVHNGRFSEAEARRYFQQLIDGVEFCHSKGVYHRDLKPENLLLDSQGNLKISDFGLSALPEQGVSLLRTTCGTPNYVAPEVLSHKGYDGAVADVWSCGVILYVLMAGYLPFDELDLTTLYSKIERAEFSCPSWFPMGAKSLIRRILDPNPQTRITIEQIRSDEWFKKSYVPARLLEYEDINLDDVNAVFDDPEIDKEERGDEPSRNEDMGPLNLNAFDLIILSQGLNLATLFDRGKDTMKHQTRFVSRKPARVVLSSMEVVAQSMGYKTHIRNYKMRVEGLSANKTPHFSVILEVFEVAPTFFMVDIQKAAGDAGDYLKFYKTFCSNLDDIIWKPPNESSKSRIRKSKSKRR is encoded by the exons ATGGTGGTCAGAAAAGTAGGGAAGTATGAGATTGGAAGAACTATCGGCGAAGGAACCTTTGCGAAGGTTAAGTTCGCGCAAAACACGGAGACCGGCGAAAGTGTTGCCATGAAAGTCCTCGATCGCAGCACCATTATCAAGCATAAAATGGTCGATCAG ATCAAAAGAGAGATATCTATAATGAAGCTTGTTAGACATCCTTACGTTGTTCGTTTGCACGAG gtTATAGCGAGTCGAACTAGGATTTATATCATCTTGGAATTCATTACTGGTGGCGAATTATTCGATAAATTA GTTCATAATGGTCGTTTTAGTGAAGCTGAAGCTAGAAGATATTTCCAACAGCTTATTGATGGTGTGGAATTTTGCCATAGCAAGGGAGTCTACCACAGAGATTTGAAG CCTGAAAATCTTTTACTTGATTCCCAAGGAAATTTAAAGATTTCAGATTTTGGCCTTAGCGCGTTGCCAGAACAA GGAGTTAGCCTACTTCGGACCACGTGTGGAACTCCCAACTATGTGGCACCAGAG GTTCTTAGTCACAAGGGGTATGATGGTGCTGTGGCGGACGTCTGGTCTTGTGGGGTCATCCTTTATGTTCTGATGGCAGGTTATCTTCCATTTGATGAGCTTGATCTCACCACACTATACAGTAAG ATTGAGAGAGCAGAGTTTTCTTGCCCTTCTTGGTTTCCTATGGGGGCAAAATCCTTGATTCGTAGAATTCTAGATCCAAATCCTCAAACT CGAATTACAATTGAGCAAATCAGGAGTGATGAGTGGTTTAAGAAGAGCTATGTTCCTGCCAGACTTCTTGAGTATGAAGATATTAACTTGGATGATGTAAATGCTGTTTTTGATGATCCTGAGATTGATAAG GAAGAAAGAGGTGATGAGCCATCAAGAAATGAGGATATGGGTCCTTTGAATCTTAATGCATTTGACTTGATCATTCTCTCTCAAGGCTTGAATCTTGCAACACTTTTTGACCGCGGGAAG GACACCATGAAGCACCAGACAAGATTTGTTTCACGGAAGCCAGCAAGGGTTGTTCTGTCCAGCATGGAAGTTGTTGCTCAATCAATGGGCTATAAGACACACATTCGCAATTATAAG ATGAGAGTTGAAGGCCTTTCAGCTAATAAGACTCCTCATTTTTCAGTTATCCTCGAA GTTTTCGAGGTTGCTCCCACGTTTTTTATGGTAGATATTCAAAAGGCAGCTGGTGATGCCGGGGACTACCTAAAG TTCTACAAGACATTTTGTAGCAACCTGGATGACATCATATGGAAACCACCTAACGAATCAAGCAAATCAAGGATCAGAAAGTCCAAGAGTAAAAGACGTTGA
- the LOC107960679 gene encoding uncharacterized protein: MIFLLHHLHEGLKTEYLTVKDPQILWANLKERYDHQKTVILPKARYEWLNLRLQDFKSTQYREKGFQKYSELISYLLVAEQNNELLMKNHELHPTGSAPFPEANVSLHNGQELKETHYANSSVRGCGLGRGRGRVHRYGYGRGDRFKNSHSYQKWDRKNGNREEKEKGENVTNVCYYYEEKGHWSRVCRTQKHLVDFYQQSIKQKGKKVETNLVYKDGEGDFDGGNATHLEVADFLSTPEGNY, from the exons ATGATTTTCCTTCTCCATCACCTCCATGAAGGTCTAAAGACCGAATATTTGACTGTTAAGGACCCTCAAATTCTTTGGGCCAATCTAAAGGAAAGGTATGACCACCAGAAAACTGTGATTTTGCCTAAAGCTCGTTATGAGTGGCTGAATTTAAGATTGCAAGACTTTAAGTCT ACACAATATCGTGAAAAAGGCTTCCAGAAATATTCTGAATTAATTTCTTATCTCCTAGTGGCGGAGCAAAACAACGAGCTGCTAATGAAAAACCATGAATTACACCCAACTGGCTCTGCTCCATTCCCTGAAGCGAATGTGAGTTTACACAATGGGCAAGAATTAAAAGAAACACACTATGCAAATAGTAGTGTGCGTGGCTGTGGTCTTGGCCGAGGGCGTGGCCGCGTACATAGATATGGATATGGTCGAGGTGATCGTTttaaaaattcacattcctaCCAGAAGTGGGATCGGAAAAATGGTAACagggaagagaaagaaaaaggtgaAAATGTGACTAATGTATGCTATTATTAtgaagaaaaaggacattggtcTCGTGTGTGTCGCACACAAAAGCATCTAGTTGATTTTTATCAGCAGTCTATAAAACAGAAGGGAAAGAAAGTAGAAACCAATCTTGTGTATAAAGATGGCGAAGGTGATTTTGATGGTGGCAATGCAACCCACTTAGAAGTGGCTGATTTTCTTTCTACCCCTGAAGGAAATTATTAA
- the LOC121229477 gene encoding oligopeptide transporter 4 has translation MGTMEIEATVPKLAEEVVKEEGEMDEIEVSPIEQVRLTVPNTDDPSLPVWTFRMWFLGLFSCALLSFLNQFFGYRTEPLVITQITVQVATLPIGRFMASALPATKFRIPGFGSKEFSLNPGPFNMKEHVLITIFANAGSGFGNGTVYAVSIVTIIKAFYGRSISFFSSWLLIMTTQVMGYGWAGILRKYVVEPAHMWWPSTLVQISLFTTLHEKEENKDGKRPIARVKFFVIALVSSFCWYVFPGYLFQTLQSISLACLVFPHSVTAHQIGSGMNGLGIGAFTLDWTTVASFLFSPLVSPFFAIVNVFIGYALIIYLVMPVSYWGLNLFNAKTFPIYSSDLFTAQGQEYNVSLIVNKKFEIDFPEYEKLGRVHMSTFFAITYGFGFATIAATITHVALFYGREIYSRYQASSREKPDVHTRLMRNYKDIPSWWFYLLLAVSILLGLVLCIFFKKDVQMPWWGLLFAAALAFFFTLPISIITATTNQTPGLNIITEYIMGAILPGQPITNVCFKTYGYISMAQAVAFLSDFKLGHYMKIPPRSMFLVQFIGTMLAGTINLGVGWWLLSSVENICHKNLLPANSPWTCPGDKVFFDASVIWGLVGPKRIFGSLGEYSTLNWFFLGGLLGPVVVWLLHKAFPSQAWIPLINLPVLLGATGNMPPATPLNYTSWIIVGTIFNFFVFRYRKRWWQRYNYILSAALDAGTAFMTVLIYVALGVESKSLHWWGASPDVVPEHCDLATCPTAKGILVEGCPIF, from the exons ATGGGAACTATGGAAATTGAAGCAACAGTACCAAAACTAGCTGAGGAAGTGGTGAAAGAGGAGGGTGAAATGGACGAAATCGAGGTGTCTCCGATTGAACAAGTTCGTCTGACAGTGCCCAACACCGATGACCCTTCGCTCCCTGTATGGACTTTCCGTATGTGGTTCTTGGGTCTTTTCTCTTGCGCCCTCCTTTCCTTCCTGAACCAGTTTTTCGGCTACCGAACCGAGCCGCTCGTCATCACCCAAATCACCGTCCAGGTGGCCACTCTTCCCATCGGACGCTTCATGGCTTCGGCTCTTCCCGCCACTAAGTTTCGTATACCTGGGTTCGGTTCGAAGGAATTCTCGCTTAACCCCGGACCGTTTAACATGAAGGAGCATGTTCTAATAACGATATTTGCTAATGCTGGAAGTGGTTTTGGAAATGGTACTGTTTATGCTGTTAGTATTGTTACCATAATCAAGGCTTTTTATGGAAGGAGCATCTCTTTCTTCTCTAGTTGGCTTCTTATCATGACTACACAG GTTATGGGATATGGTTGGGCGGGGATACTGAGGAAGTATGTGGTGGAGCCGGCGCACATGTGGTGGCCCTCTACCCTTGTTCAAATTTCTCTCTTCAC GACTTTACATGAGAAGGAAGAAAATAAGGATGGCAAGCGCCCCATAGCACGAGTGAAATTCTTCGTGATAGCATTAGTGAGTAGCTTCTGCTGGTATGTTTTCCCAGGTTACCTCTTCCAAACCTTGCAAAGCATCTCTTTGGCTTGCTTGGTCTTCCCCCATTCGGTAACCGCCCACCAAATCGGCTCAGGCATGAATGGTCTCGGTATTGGGGCCTTCACACTTGACTGGACAACCGTTGCCTCTTTCTTGTTTAGCCCGCTTGTTTCGCCCTTCTTCGCCATTGTAAACGTCTTCATAGGATATGCCTTGATTATATACCTCGTGATGCCGGTATCTTACTGGGGGCTAAACCTATTCAACGCGAAAACATTTCCCATTTATTCATCGGACTTGTTCACCGCACAAGGTCAGGAGTATAACGTTTCGTTGATTGTTAACAAGAAGTTCGAGATCGATTTCCCAGAGTATGAGAAGTTAGGGAGGGTCCATATGAGCACTTTCTTCGCTATCACCTATGGATTTGGATTCGCTACTATTGCTGCCACCATAACACATGTGGCCTTGTTCTATGGAAG GGAAATTTATAGTCGATATCAAGCTTCTTCAAGGGAAAAGCCTGATGTTCACACAAGGCTGATGAGAAACTACAAAGACATACCTTCGTGGTGGTTTTATTTGCTTCTTGCCGTCTCAATTCTTCTGGGCCTTGTACTCTGCATCTTCTTTAAAAAGGATGTTCAAATGCCTTGGTGGGGACTCTTATTTGCTGCTGCACTTGCCTTCTTTTTCACTTTGCCTATCAGCATTATAACAGCTACGACTAATCAA ACACCAGGGTTGAATATCATTACAGAGTATATAATGGGAGCAATATTGCCTGGACAACCAATAACCAATGTTTGTTTTAAGACCTATGGGTACATTAGCATGGCTCAGGCTGTGGCTTTTCTTAGTGATTTCAAGCTCGGTCATTACATGAAAATTCCTCCAAGATCAATGTTTCTGGTTCAG TTCATCGGAACCATGTTAGCCGGAACGATAAACCTTGGAGTGGGCTGGTGGCTTCTATCTTCCGTCGAGAACATATGCCATAAAAATCTTCTCCCAGCAAATAGTCCTTGGACATGCCCCGGCGATAAAGTCTTCTTCGATGCATCGGTCATCTGGGGTTTGGTTGGACCAAAACGAATTTTCGGCTCACTGGGGGAGTACTCAACACTTAACTGGTTCTTCCTAGGAGGACTATTAGGACCAGTTGTAGTATGGCTGTTGCACAAGGCATTCCCCAGTCAGGCTTGGATTCCCCTTATCAATCTGCCAGTGCTTTTAGGCGCAACAGGCAACATGCCGCCAGCAACCCCATTGAACTATACTTCCTGGATTATCGTTGGAACTATCTTCAACTTCTTTGTCTTCAGGTATCGAAAGCGATGGTGGCAGAGGTATAATTACATTCTATCAGCTGCATTGGATGCAGGGACAGCATTCATGACAGTGCTGATTTACGTTGCACTGGGTGTTGAGAGTAAGAGTTTGCACTGGTGGGGTGCTAGTCCTGATGTTGTCCCGGAGCACTGTGATCTAGCAACTTGCCCTACCGCTAAGGGTATATTGGTTGAAGGGTGCCCAATATTTTAA